The following coding sequences lie in one Oceanicola sp. 502str15 genomic window:
- a CDS encoding P-II family nitrogen regulator → MKLIIAAIKPFKLEEVREALTAIGVRGMMVTEIKGFGSQSGHTEIYRGAEYAVNFVPKVKLEIVVSAAMADQVVETIQTTAKTDKIGDGKIFVLDVNQAVRVRTGEINDEAL, encoded by the coding sequence GTGAAACTCATAATTGCAGCGATCAAGCCGTTCAAGCTGGAGGAGGTCCGCGAGGCGCTGACCGCCATCGGCGTGCGCGGCATGATGGTGACTGAGATCAAAGGCTTCGGCTCTCAATCGGGCCATACCGAGATCTACCGCGGTGCCGAATACGCCGTGAATTTCGTGCCCAAGGTCAAGCTGGAGATCGTCGTCTCCGCGGCCATGGCGGACCAGGTGGTGGAGACGATCCAGACCACCGCGAAGACCGACAAGATCGGCGACGGCAAGATCTTCGTTCTGGACGTGAACCAGGCCGTGCGCGTGCGCACGGGTGAAATCAACGACGAAGCGCTTTGA